One genomic window of Panicum hallii strain FIL2 chromosome 6, PHallii_v3.1, whole genome shotgun sequence includes the following:
- the LOC112897612 gene encoding uncharacterized protein LOC112897612 → MEREHCAPAAAALWGHKHLPLLARAGSKESLEYILQALWRTRRTGLDAADRAVARDALHLASDAELDPLLVCLRILIRRCVSEDVSKDDIPKLFPDEVPPELQKLLTLLLQKFQPEWQDDASKYQASAPHSGTVECQLNQNGDTAEQPDAPDAALQNGTASVKDSIKPGEKEVKKFPLAKDSLDKMLKDLFSTKDQMPVAGSKNGHEEVAGSTSKV, encoded by the exons ATGGAGCGGGAGCACTgcgcgccagcggcggcggcgctgtggggGCACAAGCACCTCCCCCTGCTGGCGCGCGCGGGGTCCAAGGAGTCGCTGGAGTACATCCTGCAGGCGCTCTGGCGCACCCGCCGCACGGGCCTCGACGCCGCCGACCGCGCCGTGGCCCGCGACGCCCTCCACCTCGCCTCCGACGCCGAGCTCGACCCC CTGCTGGTGTGCCTGAGGATACTGATCAGGCGGTGCGTCAGCGAGGACGTCTCCAAGGACGACATCCCCAAGCTCTTCCCCGACGAGGTGCCGCCCGAGCTGCAGAAGCTGCTCACGTTGCTGCTGCAGAAGTTCCAGCCAGAGTGGCAGGACGATGCTTCAAAGTATCAG GCATCTGCCCCTCATTCCGGCACTGTAGAATGTCAGTTGAACCAGAATGGAGACACAGCAGAGCAGCCAGATGCTCCTGATGCAGCG CTTCAAAATGGCACCGCATCTGTCAAGGATTCTATAAAACCAGGAGAGAAAGAAGTGAAGAAGTTTCCATTGGCTAAGGATTCTTTGGATAAAATGCTCAAGGACTTGTTCTCAACCAAGGACCAAATGCCAGTTGCT GGCAGTAAAAATGGTCATGAAGAGGTAGCAGGAAGCACTTCTAAAGTGTGA
- the LOC112897599 gene encoding nucleotide pyrophosphatase/phosphodiesterase-like isoform X1 gives MGRRGRDSAAALVVVLAAAAAAASASSPAEGFQPLSKIAVHRTTVEMQPSAYVRATPSLLGGQEQTTSQKREKNHTIFPFKNLSLSTGPVLRQLRTASAGSGPALGEDTEWVTVKYGWSSPSVHDWIAVFSPADFISGTCPNPARHPGEPPLCTAPIKYRYANYSANYIYWGKGSVRFQLINQRYNFSFALFTGGLENPKLIAVSEPISFKNPKAPVFPRLAQGKTHDEMTVTWTSGYDISEAYPFVEWGAVGAAAGAEPARTPAGTLTFSRGSMCGEPARTVGWREPGFIHTAFMRNLWPNKEYYYKIGHELQDGSVVWGKPYTFRAPPSPGQNSLQRVIVFGDMGKAERDGSNEFANYQPGSLNTTDTLVKDLDNYDIVFHIGDLPYANGYISQWDQFTAQVAPITANKPYMIASGNHERDWPNTGGFFNVKDSGGECGVPAETYYYYPAENRANFWYKVDYGMFRFCIADSEHDWREGTPQYAFIEQCLSTVDRKHQPWLVFAAHRVLGYSSNDWYAMEGSFEEPEGRESLQKLWQKYRVDIAFFGHVHNYERTCPVYQSRCMTNEKSHYSGTMNGTIFVVAGGGGSHLSDYTTAVPKWSIFRDRDFGFVKLTAFNHSSLLFEYKRSSDGKVYDSFTVDRDYRDVLSCVHDSCFPTTLAT, from the exons AtggggaggagagggagagactcGGCGGCGGCTCTGGTGGtggtgctggcggcggcggcggcggcggcgagcgcatCGTCGCCGGCGGAAGGGTTCCAGCCGCTGTCCAAGATCGCCGTCCACAGGACCACCGTCGAGATGCAGCCGTCGGCGTACGTGCGGGCCACGCCGTCGCTGCTCGGCGGGCAG GAACAAACGACTTCccaaaagagagagaaaaaccATACTATTTTTCCCTTTAAAAATCTGTCTCTTTCCACTGGTCCTGTGCTACGACAACTAAGGACAGCGAGCGCGGGATCTGGTCCTGCCCTG GGAGAAGACACTGAGTGGGTGACGGTGAAGTACGGCTGGTCAAGCCCGTCCGTCCACGACTGGATCGCCGTTTTCTCTCCGGCTGATTTCAT CTCGGGCACGTGCCCTAACCCTGCGAGACATCCCGGAGAACCACCGCTCTGCACGGCTCCTATCAAG TATCGGTATGCCAATTACTCGGCGAACTACATCTACTGGGGCAAGGGCAGCGTCCGGTTCCAGCTCATCAACCAGCGCTACAACTTCTCCTTCGCCCTCTTCACCGGCGGTCTCGAGAAC CCGAAGCTGATCGCGGTGTCGGAGCCGATCTCGTTCAAGAACCCCAAGGCGCCCGTGTTCCCGCGCCTCGCGCAGGGCAAGACCCACGACGAGATGACGGTGACCTGGACCAGCGGCTACGACATCAGCGAGGCGTACCCGTTCGTGGAGTGGGGCGcggtcggcgccgccgccggcgccgagcccgcGCGCACGCCCGCTGGGACGCTCACCTTCAGCCGCGGCAGCATGTGCGGCGAGCCTGCGCGCACCGTCGGGTGGAGGGAGCCCGGCTTCATCCACACCGCGTTCATGAGGAATCTGTGGCCCAACAAGGA GTACTACTACAAGATTGGGCACGAGCTGCAGGACGGATCCGTGGTGTGGGGCAAGCCCTACACGTTCCGTGCCCCGCCGTCGCCGGGGCAGAACTCGCTGCAGCGCGTCATCGTCTTCGGCGACATGGGAAAG GCTGAGAGAGATGGATCGAACGAGTTCGCGAACTACCAGCCGGGGTCTCTGAACACGACGGACACGCTGGTCAAGGATCTGGACAACTACGACATCGTCTTCCACATCGGCGACCTGCCCTACGCCAACGGCTACATCTCCCAGTGGGACCAGTTCACTGCGCAGGTGGCGCCCATCACCGCCAACAAGCCCTACATGATCGCAAG CGGCAACCACGAGAGGGACTGGCCCAACACCGGAGGCTTCTTCAACGTCAAGGACTCCGGCGGCGAGTGCGGCGTGCCGGCCGAGACCTACTACTACTACCCGGCGGAGAACCGAGCCAACTTCTGGTACAAGGTGGACTACGGGATGTTCCGGTTCTGCATCGCCGACTCGGAGCACGACTGGCGGGAGGGCACGCCGCAGTACGCGTTCATCGAGCAGTGCCTCTCGACGGTGGACCGGAAGCACCAGCCGTGGCTCGTCTTCGCGGCGCACCGCGTGCTGGGCTACTCCTCCAACGACTGGTACGCCATGGAGGGCTCCTTCGAGGAGCCCGAGGGCCGCGAGAGCCTGCAGAAGCTCTGGCAGAAGTACCGCGTCGAcatcgccttcttcggccacgTCCACAACTACGAGAGGACCTGCCCCGTCTACCAG AGCCGGTGCATGACCAACGAGAAGAGCCACTACTCGGGGACGATGAACGGCACCATCTtcgtggtggccggcggcggcggcagccacctGTCGGACTACACGACGGCGGTCCCCAAGTGGAGCATCTTCCGCGATCGCGACTTCGGGTTCGTGAAGCTCACGGCGTTCAACCACTCGTCGCTGCTGTTCGAGTACAAGAGGAGCAGCGACGGCAAGGTCTACGACTCCTTCACCGTCGACCGGGACTACCGGGACGTGCTCAGCTGCGTGCACGACAGCTGCTTCCCGACCACGCTGGCCACCTGA
- the LOC112897609 gene encoding sulfite oxidase isoform X2, translating to MPGLTAPSDYAEEPPRHPALKINSKEPFNAEPHRSALVTSYITPVDFFYKRNHGPIPKVEDLSRYSVHISGLVNKPIQLSMADIWALPKYNVTATLQCAGNRRTAMSKVRKVRGVGWDISALGNATWGGAKLSDVLELVGIAKLSSVTSLGGKHVEFVSVDKCKEEKGGPYTASIPLKQATDPDADVLLAYEMNGEVLNRDHGYPLRVVVPGVIGARSVKWLDSINIIEEECQGFFTQKDYKMFPPTVDWDNIDWSTRRPQMDFPVQSAICTLEDVDVIKEGKARIAGYALSGGGRGIERVDISVDGGKTWVEARRYQKDNVPYVSDGPQSDKWAWVLFEATLDIPANAEIVAKAVDSAANVQPENVEDIWNLRGILNTSWHRIKIQNSSCVGRSKL from the exons ATGCCGGGGCTCACGGCGCCGTCCGACTACGCGGAGGAGCCGCCGCGCCACCCGGCCCTCAAGATCAACTCCAAG GAGCCGTTTAATGCTGAGCCTCACCGGTCGGCACTAGTCACGTCTTACATTACCCCGGTGGATTTCTTCTACAAGAGGAATCATGGACCCATTCCAAAAGTCGAGGACCTCTCAAG ATACAGTGTTCACATTTCTGGTCTTGTCAACAAGCCGATTCAACTATCCATGGCTGACATTTG GGCTCTTCCAAAGTACAATGTCACCGCAACTTTACAG TGTGCGGGAAACAGGAGAACTGCAATGAGTAAGGTACGGAAAGTGAGAGGTGTTGGTTGGGACATATCTGCTCTTGGAAATG CAACTTGGGGAGGAGCAAAATTATCTGATGTCCTTGAGTTAGTTGGAATAGCTAAACTCAGTTCGGTTACATCTTTAGGAGGGAAGCATGTTGAGTTTGTTAGTGTTGACAAGTGTAAA GAGGAAAAAGGTGGTCCTTATACTGCATCTATTCCATTAAAGCAGGCAACAGATCCTGATGCTGATGTATTACTTGCATATGAAATGAATGGAGAG GTCCTCAATCGTGACCATGGATACCCACTCCGTGTTGTTGTTCCTGGTGTTATTGGTGCACGGTCTGTAAAATGGCTGGACAGCATCAACATAATCGAGGAAGAATGCCAG GGTTTTTTTACGCAAAAAGATTACAAAATGTTTCCACCAACCGTGGACTGGGACAATATTGACTGGTCAACTAGAAGGCCACAGATGGATTTTCCTGTACAG TCTGCTATCTGTACACTGGAAGATGTAGATGTTATTAAGGAAGGAAAG GCGAGGATTGCTGGATATGCACTTTCAGGTGGTGGCCGTGGTATTGAGAGAGTGGATATATCTGTTGATGGGGGTAAAACCTGGGTCGAGGCTCGCAGATATCAGAAAGACAACGTGCCATATGTATCTGATGGACCTCAGAGTGATAAGTGGGCTTGGGTTCTCTTCGAGGCTACATTAGACATACCAGCAAATGCTGAGATAGTAGCCAAGGCG GTGGACTCAGCTGCGAATGTCCAACCTGAAAACGTGGAAGACATATGGAACCTGAGAGGAATCCTCAACACATCTTGGCATCGGATCAAGATACAGAATTCGTCATGTGTTGGAAGATCCAAGCTGTGA
- the LOC112897599 gene encoding nucleotide pyrophosphatase/phosphodiesterase-like isoform X3, producing MPCQEQTTSQKREKNHTIFPFKNLSLSTGPVLRQLRTASAGSGPALGEDTEWVTVKYGWSSPSVHDWIAVFSPADFISGTCPNPARHPGEPPLCTAPIKYRYANYSANYIYWGKGSVRFQLINQRYNFSFALFTGGLENPKLIAVSEPISFKNPKAPVFPRLAQGKTHDEMTVTWTSGYDISEAYPFVEWGAVGAAAGAEPARTPAGTLTFSRGSMCGEPARTVGWREPGFIHTAFMRNLWPNKEYYYKIGHELQDGSVVWGKPYTFRAPPSPGQNSLQRVIVFGDMGKAERDGSNEFANYQPGSLNTTDTLVKDLDNYDIVFHIGDLPYANGYISQWDQFTAQVAPITANKPYMIASGNHERDWPNTGGFFNVKDSGGECGVPAETYYYYPAENRANFWYKVDYGMFRFCIADSEHDWREGTPQYAFIEQCLSTVDRKHQPWLVFAAHRVLGYSSNDWYAMEGSFEEPEGRESLQKLWQKYRVDIAFFGHVHNYERTCPVYQSRCMTNEKSHYSGTMNGTIFVVAGGGGSHLSDYTTAVPKWSIFRDRDFGFVKLTAFNHSSLLFEYKRSSDGKVYDSFTVDRDYRDVLSCVHDSCFPTTLAT from the exons ATGCCTTGTCAGGAACAAACGACTTCccaaaagagagagaaaaaccATACTATTTTTCCCTTTAAAAATCTGTCTCTTTCCACTGGTCCTGTGCTACGACAACTAAGGACAGCGAGCGCGGGATCTGGTCCTGCCCTG GGAGAAGACACTGAGTGGGTGACGGTGAAGTACGGCTGGTCAAGCCCGTCCGTCCACGACTGGATCGCCGTTTTCTCTCCGGCTGATTTCAT CTCGGGCACGTGCCCTAACCCTGCGAGACATCCCGGAGAACCACCGCTCTGCACGGCTCCTATCAAG TATCGGTATGCCAATTACTCGGCGAACTACATCTACTGGGGCAAGGGCAGCGTCCGGTTCCAGCTCATCAACCAGCGCTACAACTTCTCCTTCGCCCTCTTCACCGGCGGTCTCGAGAAC CCGAAGCTGATCGCGGTGTCGGAGCCGATCTCGTTCAAGAACCCCAAGGCGCCCGTGTTCCCGCGCCTCGCGCAGGGCAAGACCCACGACGAGATGACGGTGACCTGGACCAGCGGCTACGACATCAGCGAGGCGTACCCGTTCGTGGAGTGGGGCGcggtcggcgccgccgccggcgccgagcccgcGCGCACGCCCGCTGGGACGCTCACCTTCAGCCGCGGCAGCATGTGCGGCGAGCCTGCGCGCACCGTCGGGTGGAGGGAGCCCGGCTTCATCCACACCGCGTTCATGAGGAATCTGTGGCCCAACAAGGA GTACTACTACAAGATTGGGCACGAGCTGCAGGACGGATCCGTGGTGTGGGGCAAGCCCTACACGTTCCGTGCCCCGCCGTCGCCGGGGCAGAACTCGCTGCAGCGCGTCATCGTCTTCGGCGACATGGGAAAG GCTGAGAGAGATGGATCGAACGAGTTCGCGAACTACCAGCCGGGGTCTCTGAACACGACGGACACGCTGGTCAAGGATCTGGACAACTACGACATCGTCTTCCACATCGGCGACCTGCCCTACGCCAACGGCTACATCTCCCAGTGGGACCAGTTCACTGCGCAGGTGGCGCCCATCACCGCCAACAAGCCCTACATGATCGCAAG CGGCAACCACGAGAGGGACTGGCCCAACACCGGAGGCTTCTTCAACGTCAAGGACTCCGGCGGCGAGTGCGGCGTGCCGGCCGAGACCTACTACTACTACCCGGCGGAGAACCGAGCCAACTTCTGGTACAAGGTGGACTACGGGATGTTCCGGTTCTGCATCGCCGACTCGGAGCACGACTGGCGGGAGGGCACGCCGCAGTACGCGTTCATCGAGCAGTGCCTCTCGACGGTGGACCGGAAGCACCAGCCGTGGCTCGTCTTCGCGGCGCACCGCGTGCTGGGCTACTCCTCCAACGACTGGTACGCCATGGAGGGCTCCTTCGAGGAGCCCGAGGGCCGCGAGAGCCTGCAGAAGCTCTGGCAGAAGTACCGCGTCGAcatcgccttcttcggccacgTCCACAACTACGAGAGGACCTGCCCCGTCTACCAG AGCCGGTGCATGACCAACGAGAAGAGCCACTACTCGGGGACGATGAACGGCACCATCTtcgtggtggccggcggcggcggcagccacctGTCGGACTACACGACGGCGGTCCCCAAGTGGAGCATCTTCCGCGATCGCGACTTCGGGTTCGTGAAGCTCACGGCGTTCAACCACTCGTCGCTGCTGTTCGAGTACAAGAGGAGCAGCGACGGCAAGGTCTACGACTCCTTCACCGTCGACCGGGACTACCGGGACGTGCTCAGCTGCGTGCACGACAGCTGCTTCCCGACCACGCTGGCCACCTGA
- the LOC112897599 gene encoding nucleotide pyrophosphatase/phosphodiesterase-like isoform X2, whose protein sequence is MGRRGRDSAAALVVVLAAAAAAASASSPAEGFQPLSKIAVHRTTVEMQPSAYVRATPSLLGGQGEDTEWVTVKYGWSSPSVHDWIAVFSPADFISGTCPNPARHPGEPPLCTAPIKYRYANYSANYIYWGKGSVRFQLINQRYNFSFALFTGGLENPKLIAVSEPISFKNPKAPVFPRLAQGKTHDEMTVTWTSGYDISEAYPFVEWGAVGAAAGAEPARTPAGTLTFSRGSMCGEPARTVGWREPGFIHTAFMRNLWPNKEYYYKIGHELQDGSVVWGKPYTFRAPPSPGQNSLQRVIVFGDMGKAERDGSNEFANYQPGSLNTTDTLVKDLDNYDIVFHIGDLPYANGYISQWDQFTAQVAPITANKPYMIASGNHERDWPNTGGFFNVKDSGGECGVPAETYYYYPAENRANFWYKVDYGMFRFCIADSEHDWREGTPQYAFIEQCLSTVDRKHQPWLVFAAHRVLGYSSNDWYAMEGSFEEPEGRESLQKLWQKYRVDIAFFGHVHNYERTCPVYQSRCMTNEKSHYSGTMNGTIFVVAGGGGSHLSDYTTAVPKWSIFRDRDFGFVKLTAFNHSSLLFEYKRSSDGKVYDSFTVDRDYRDVLSCVHDSCFPTTLAT, encoded by the exons AtggggaggagagggagagactcGGCGGCGGCTCTGGTGGtggtgctggcggcggcggcggcggcggcgagcgcatCGTCGCCGGCGGAAGGGTTCCAGCCGCTGTCCAAGATCGCCGTCCACAGGACCACCGTCGAGATGCAGCCGTCGGCGTACGTGCGGGCCACGCCGTCGCTGCTCGGCGGGCAG GGAGAAGACACTGAGTGGGTGACGGTGAAGTACGGCTGGTCAAGCCCGTCCGTCCACGACTGGATCGCCGTTTTCTCTCCGGCTGATTTCAT CTCGGGCACGTGCCCTAACCCTGCGAGACATCCCGGAGAACCACCGCTCTGCACGGCTCCTATCAAG TATCGGTATGCCAATTACTCGGCGAACTACATCTACTGGGGCAAGGGCAGCGTCCGGTTCCAGCTCATCAACCAGCGCTACAACTTCTCCTTCGCCCTCTTCACCGGCGGTCTCGAGAAC CCGAAGCTGATCGCGGTGTCGGAGCCGATCTCGTTCAAGAACCCCAAGGCGCCCGTGTTCCCGCGCCTCGCGCAGGGCAAGACCCACGACGAGATGACGGTGACCTGGACCAGCGGCTACGACATCAGCGAGGCGTACCCGTTCGTGGAGTGGGGCGcggtcggcgccgccgccggcgccgagcccgcGCGCACGCCCGCTGGGACGCTCACCTTCAGCCGCGGCAGCATGTGCGGCGAGCCTGCGCGCACCGTCGGGTGGAGGGAGCCCGGCTTCATCCACACCGCGTTCATGAGGAATCTGTGGCCCAACAAGGA GTACTACTACAAGATTGGGCACGAGCTGCAGGACGGATCCGTGGTGTGGGGCAAGCCCTACACGTTCCGTGCCCCGCCGTCGCCGGGGCAGAACTCGCTGCAGCGCGTCATCGTCTTCGGCGACATGGGAAAG GCTGAGAGAGATGGATCGAACGAGTTCGCGAACTACCAGCCGGGGTCTCTGAACACGACGGACACGCTGGTCAAGGATCTGGACAACTACGACATCGTCTTCCACATCGGCGACCTGCCCTACGCCAACGGCTACATCTCCCAGTGGGACCAGTTCACTGCGCAGGTGGCGCCCATCACCGCCAACAAGCCCTACATGATCGCAAG CGGCAACCACGAGAGGGACTGGCCCAACACCGGAGGCTTCTTCAACGTCAAGGACTCCGGCGGCGAGTGCGGCGTGCCGGCCGAGACCTACTACTACTACCCGGCGGAGAACCGAGCCAACTTCTGGTACAAGGTGGACTACGGGATGTTCCGGTTCTGCATCGCCGACTCGGAGCACGACTGGCGGGAGGGCACGCCGCAGTACGCGTTCATCGAGCAGTGCCTCTCGACGGTGGACCGGAAGCACCAGCCGTGGCTCGTCTTCGCGGCGCACCGCGTGCTGGGCTACTCCTCCAACGACTGGTACGCCATGGAGGGCTCCTTCGAGGAGCCCGAGGGCCGCGAGAGCCTGCAGAAGCTCTGGCAGAAGTACCGCGTCGAcatcgccttcttcggccacgTCCACAACTACGAGAGGACCTGCCCCGTCTACCAG AGCCGGTGCATGACCAACGAGAAGAGCCACTACTCGGGGACGATGAACGGCACCATCTtcgtggtggccggcggcggcggcagccacctGTCGGACTACACGACGGCGGTCCCCAAGTGGAGCATCTTCCGCGATCGCGACTTCGGGTTCGTGAAGCTCACGGCGTTCAACCACTCGTCGCTGCTGTTCGAGTACAAGAGGAGCAGCGACGGCAAGGTCTACGACTCCTTCACCGTCGACCGGGACTACCGGGACGTGCTCAGCTGCGTGCACGACAGCTGCTTCCCGACCACGCTGGCCACCTGA
- the LOC112897609 gene encoding sulfite oxidase isoform X1: MPGLTAPSDYAEEPPRHPALKINSKEPFNAEPHRSALVTSYITPVDFFYKRNHGPIPKVEDLSRYSVHISGLVNKPIQLSMADIWALPKYNVTATLQCAGNRRTAMSKVRKVRGVGWDISALGNATWGGAKLSDVLELVGIAKLSSVTSLGGKHVEFVSVDKCKEEKGGPYTASIPLKQATDPDADVLLAYEMNGEVLNRDHGYPLRVVVPGVIGARSVKWLDSINIIEEECQGFFTQKDYKMFPPTVDWDNIDWSTRRPQMDFPVQSAICTLEDVDVIKEGKARIAGYALSGGGRGIERVDISVDGGKTWVEARRYQKDNVPYVSDGPQSDKWAWVLFEATLDIPANAEIVAKAVSETHCNPLFSATFAALHKTGCENASSGLQVDSAANVQPENVEDIWNLRGILNTSWHRIKIQNSSCVGRSKL, encoded by the exons ATGCCGGGGCTCACGGCGCCGTCCGACTACGCGGAGGAGCCGCCGCGCCACCCGGCCCTCAAGATCAACTCCAAG GAGCCGTTTAATGCTGAGCCTCACCGGTCGGCACTAGTCACGTCTTACATTACCCCGGTGGATTTCTTCTACAAGAGGAATCATGGACCCATTCCAAAAGTCGAGGACCTCTCAAG ATACAGTGTTCACATTTCTGGTCTTGTCAACAAGCCGATTCAACTATCCATGGCTGACATTTG GGCTCTTCCAAAGTACAATGTCACCGCAACTTTACAG TGTGCGGGAAACAGGAGAACTGCAATGAGTAAGGTACGGAAAGTGAGAGGTGTTGGTTGGGACATATCTGCTCTTGGAAATG CAACTTGGGGAGGAGCAAAATTATCTGATGTCCTTGAGTTAGTTGGAATAGCTAAACTCAGTTCGGTTACATCTTTAGGAGGGAAGCATGTTGAGTTTGTTAGTGTTGACAAGTGTAAA GAGGAAAAAGGTGGTCCTTATACTGCATCTATTCCATTAAAGCAGGCAACAGATCCTGATGCTGATGTATTACTTGCATATGAAATGAATGGAGAG GTCCTCAATCGTGACCATGGATACCCACTCCGTGTTGTTGTTCCTGGTGTTATTGGTGCACGGTCTGTAAAATGGCTGGACAGCATCAACATAATCGAGGAAGAATGCCAG GGTTTTTTTACGCAAAAAGATTACAAAATGTTTCCACCAACCGTGGACTGGGACAATATTGACTGGTCAACTAGAAGGCCACAGATGGATTTTCCTGTACAG TCTGCTATCTGTACACTGGAAGATGTAGATGTTATTAAGGAAGGAAAG GCGAGGATTGCTGGATATGCACTTTCAGGTGGTGGCCGTGGTATTGAGAGAGTGGATATATCTGTTGATGGGGGTAAAACCTGGGTCGAGGCTCGCAGATATCAGAAAGACAACGTGCCATATGTATCTGATGGACCTCAGAGTGATAAGTGGGCTTGGGTTCTCTTCGAGGCTACATTAGACATACCAGCAAATGCTGAGATAGTAGCCAAGGCGGTAAGTGAAACCCATTGCAACCCCCTGTTTTCAGCAACCTTTGCTGCTTTGCATAAAACAGGTTGTGAAAATGCATCTTCTGGACTGCAGGTGGACTCAGCTGCGAATGTCCAACCTGAAAACGTGGAAGACATATGGAACCTGAGAGGAATCCTCAACACATCTTGGCATCGGATCAAGATACAGAATTCGTCATGTGTTGGAAGATCCAAGCTGTGA
- the LOC112897094 gene encoding exocyst complex component EXO70B1-like produces MERQSASSSSSPLDAGQERVMAAAKHIVKSLAVSKNAADDMMHFLSTFDPRLHPLSSPEAGDEASDSGPDDAPGRGGEEEEEEIAAAEEVIRRCNSSSSSSELIGMMDYLYAVDDAIAAAGHSARAAAAVHTAMPRLEEEVRSLLSSSLRRLSLSSDDVDEATPSASPRHGTLSPDATASVRCVADRMLRAGYGPELAQVYVSVRRDALAESVALLGVEAVAIEEVIRMEWNVLDQKMRRWSHAVRAVVRTFLAGERLLCDEVFESDKELGHECFADVARGCVLQLLGFADAVAVSARATEKLYRTVGMYEALTDVQPELEALFSGDGAREFFAGEVSSTVEQLGSTLRHTIEEFGHAIHGEASRKAVHGGEIHPMTRYVLNYCGLLADSHGTLDVVLGDAGLDDADEASTNGGATSTPSARCIRELLTLLLHKINDKSRLYDDAGLQNIFLMNNLYYVVQKVRESPPLRELLGDDWLRRHRGQIRQYETAYLRASWMAVLSTHLRRGDDGAASRPAAGHRAPQGASAKGFNAAFQELYRAQTAWKVTDPQLREELRIAVSERLIPAYRAFLGQGSRHPARHVKCSLEDLENYMLDFFEGVPKFVRW; encoded by the coding sequence ATGGAGAGGCAGAGcgcgtcgtcgtcctcgtcgcCGCTGGACGCCGGGCAGGAGAGGGTCATGGCGGCCGCGAAGCACATCGTGAAGAGCCTGGCCGTGTCCAAGAACGCCGCCGACGACATGATGCACTTCTTGTCCACCTTCGACCCTCGCCTGCACCCCCTCTCCTCTCCGGAGGCGGGCGACGAGGCGTCCGACAGCGGCCCCGACGACGCGCCCGGCCGTggaggcgaggaggaggaagaagagatcGCCGCCGCGGAGGAGGTCATCCGCCGTTGCAACTCCTCGTCCTCTTCCTCCGAACTGATCGGTATGATGGACTACCTGTACGCCGTGGACGACGCCATCGCCGCGGCCGGCCACtcggcccgcgccgccgccgccgtgcacaCCGCCATGCCGCGCCTGGAGGAGGAGGTGCGCTCCCTGCTTTCTTCCTCTCTGCGGCGCCTCTCGCTCTCCTCGGACGACGTCGACGAGGCGACCCCCAGCGCGTCGCCGCGCCACGGCACGCTCTCCCCGGACGCCACGGCCTCCGTCCGCTGCGTCGCGGACCGCATGCTCCGCGCCGGGTACGGCCCGGAACTCGCGCAGGTCTACGTCTCCGTCCGCCGCGACGCGCTCGCGGAGTCCGTGGCGCTCCTTGGCGTCGAGGCCGTCGCCATCGAGGAGGTGATCAGGATGGAGTGGAACGTGCTCGACCAGAAGATGCGGCGGTGGAGCCACGCCGTCAGGGCCGTGGTCAGGACCTtcctcgccggcgagcgccTGCTGTGCGACGAGGTCTTCGAATCTGATAAGGAGCTAGGCCACGAGTGCTTCGCCGACGTCGCCAGGGGCTGCGTCCTGCAGCTACTGGGATTCGCAGACGCGGTCGCCGTGTCGGCGCGCGCCACCGAGAAGCTCTACCGCACGGTCGGCATGTACGAGGCGCTCACCGACGTCCAGCCGGAGCTCGAAGCCCTCTTCTCCGGCGATGGCGCGCGAGAATTCTTCGCCGGCGAGGTATCGAGCACCGTCGAGCAGCTGGGCTCCACCTTACGCCACACGATCGAGGAGTTCGGCCACGCCATCCACGGCGAGGCGTCGCGGAAGGCCGTCCACGGCGGCGAGATCCACCCCATGACCCGCTACGTTCTCAACTACTGCGGCCTCCTCGCCGACAGCCACGGCACCCTGGACGTGGTTCTGGGCGACGCCGGCCTCGACGACGCCGACGAGGCCTCCACCAACGGCGGCGCCACCTCGACGCCGTCCGCGCGCTGCATCCGCGAGCTGCTGACGCTCCTCCTCCACAAGATCAACGACAAGTCCCGGCTGTACGACGACGCCGGGCTGCAGAACATCTTCCTGATGAACAACCTCTACTACGTGGTGCAGAAGGTGAGGGAGTCGCCGCCGCTCCGGGAGCTCCTGGGCGACGACTGGCTCCGCCGGCACCGCGGCCAGATCCGGCAGTACGAGACCGCGTACCTCCGGGCGTCGTGGATGGCCGTGCTGTCCACCCACCTGAGGAGGGGGGACGACGGCGCGGCGTCGAGGCCGGCGGCTGGGCACAGGGCGCCGCAGGGCGCGTCGGCGAAGGGCTTCAACGCGGCGTTCCAGGAGCTGTACCGGGCCCAGACGGCGTGGAAGGTGACGGACCCTCAGCTCCGGGAGGAGCTCCGCATCGCCGTGTCGGAGCGGCTGATCCCGGCGTACCGGGCGTTCCTCGGGCAGGGGAGCCGGCACCCGGCGAGGCACGTCAAGTGCAGCCTCGAGGACCTCGAGAACTACATGCTGGACTTCTTCGAAGGCGTGCCCAAGTTTGTCAGGTGGTGA